A part of Capsicum annuum cultivar UCD-10X-F1 chromosome 6, UCD10Xv1.1, whole genome shotgun sequence genomic DNA contains:
- the LOC107855369 gene encoding uncharacterized protein LOC107855369, with amino-acid sequence MLSLKFMFVLVFILLSINDTTIAHTTTTTHEQVEQHTGVDEAGNGITNLGEKEDNKMSKEDYKNSVATKWEGKKRKLQGKLSNVKVNRASLMEFSDADYSMPVTHPPRNN; translated from the exons ATGTTGTCCTTAAAATTTATGTTTGTTCTTGTTTTCATTTTGCTATCCATAAATGATACTACCATTGCtcatactactactactactcaTGAACAAG TTGAACAACATACTGGTGTCGATGAAGCTGGAAATGGCATTACCAACTTAGGAGAAAag GAAGACAATAAAATGAGTAAAGAAGATTACAAGAATTCAGTTGCAACAAAGTGGGAGGGGAAAAAGAGAAAATTGCAAGGCAAATTGTCAAATGTGAAGGTGAATAGAGCAAGTTTAATGGAGTTCAGTGATGCTGATTATAGCATGCCAGTAACACACCCTCCAAGGAATAATTGA
- the LOC107855356 gene encoding uncharacterized protein LOC107855356, which produces MNGEANFSSMAPPNFDGESYQIWAVRMWIYLQALDLWKAIEDEYEIAPLPDNPTVAQIKTHKERKTRKSKALACLFTAVLSNIFTRIMSLESAKEQRMKESETIKEYSVRLLNLTNRIRLLGSTLNDSRIIEKILVTTPERFEATLTTLENTKDLSKITLAELLSAFQVQEQ; this is translated from the exons ATGAACGGAGAAGCAAATTTTTCTTCAATGGCACCACCAAATTTCGATGGAGAAAGTTATCAAATCTGGGCAGTAAGAATGTGGATATATCTGCAAGCTTTGGATCTATGGAAAGCTATTGAAGATGAATACGAGATAGCTCCCTTGCCGGACAATCCCACAGTGGCACAGATTAAAACTCACAAGGAGAGGAAAACCAGAAAATCAAAGGCACTGGCATGCTTATTTACTGCAGTTTTATCTAATATCTTCACTCGTATTATGTCTCTGGAATCAGCGAAAGAG CAAAGGATGAAAGAAAGTGAAACCATAAAGGAGTACTCTGTCAGACTCCTTAATTTAACAAATCGCATCAGATTGTTGGGTTCCACTTTAAATGATTCAAGGATCATTGAGAAAATCCTAGTAACGACACCTGAAAGATTTGAGGCTACCTTAACAACCTTAGAAAATACTAAGGACTTGTCCAAGATCACACTTGCAGAGCTCTTAAGTGCTTTTCAAGTGCAAGAGCAATGA